Genomic segment of Acidobacteriota bacterium:
GCCACCGGGTCGGAGTAGGCCGTGGCAGTGGCGGAGGAGCTGTTCCAGACCTTCCAGGGTCGAGCCGAGACCGGCGCCGTTCATCAGCAGGAGGAGGGTGTCGAAGCGCTCCTGCTGCCGCTTCGGATGTAGATCCAGGAGGCTACCGGCCCGCGGGTCTTCGACACCGCGGCGGCGCATGACCTCGACGGCGGAGGGCGAGACGTCCAGAGCTACGACCTGGTGGCCCCGGCGCTGCAGCTCCAAAGCGTGAGCGCCGGCCCCGGCGCCGGCATCCAGCACCCGTCCCCGGGCGAGCTCCAGCGCCAGTTCCTCGGCCATGGGAAAGCCATCGCTGCGGAAGAGGTCCGAGCCTTCGAAGGGCTCCCGTCGGCCGTCCCGCCGCACCACCGTGGCCGCCGCCGTGGAATCCCCTTCGAGGTAGTCCAACATCATCCGTCCCAGGGGCTCCCAGGACGAGCGGAGAACCTCGGGGGATGGAGAGTCGCTGGTGGCAAGCTTGGGCATGGAGAGTCGCTTTCCGGGCCGCCGCAGCGGGTCTTGAGAAGCTTGAAGTCTATCAACCGCCGGCGTCGCCGCCCACCGTCGCCTCGCGGCCGAGAGGGCGCCCCGCTGGCAACGCAGCCTTGGGGCGGAGAATCGGCGCGGTGGTCCGGGAATGATTTGAGCCCCCTGAGTGCAGACGCTAGAATTCTTCCAGTCTTTTCCTTTTTGTCCAGCGGCGAAAATGGTCCTCGACCGGCCGTGCTCCCCGTCCACCGACCGCCATGGGGTTTTTATGAGCCTGCGATCCGTCATCTTGCCGGTAGTCACCACCTTGCTCCTGACTCTGCCCGGCTTTCCAGCCGCTGCCCAAGAGGTCCAGCGGCTGACCATCAATCAGGCCGTCCAAACCGCCTCGCAGCCGCCCCAAGTGCGCGTCTACCTGGATCTTCTGGACTCTTCCGGGAAAGCCCTAGAGGCGGCATCGGCAGAGAATTTCACCGCCTCCCTGGGCGGCCGCCAGGCGCTGGTCTCGGAGCTCACTCCCTTCGCCGAGACCGAGGAGGGCGTCGCCTACGTGTTCCTGGTGGATATTTCTCGCTCTCTGGATACCGCCACCTTCGGACGGATTCGCAGTGCCCTGGAGGAATGGATCGGCGCTCTTGGGCCTCGGGATCGGGCGGCCATCCTGGCTTTCGGCGAGGACAGCCGGCTGGTGGTGGACTTCACCGAAGATGCCCAGGCGCTGCGGGAGGGGCTCGCCACCCTCGGCCCCACGGACGATTTGACGGTGCTTCACCGCGGCCTGCGGGACGCCTTGGAGCTAGGATTGCGCCGGGATGCGGATCTGCCGCTTCGCCGGGCCCTTGTGGTGCTCACCGACGGTCGGGACGAGGGGAGTGGTCTGGCGCTGGACGACGTGCTCCAACAGCTGCGGGACAACCCTCTTCCTATCTACGCCATCGGCTACAGTCGGCTGCGAGAGCCCTTGCGGACGGAGTTTCTCGAGGTGCTGCGGCGGCTAGCGGAGAACTCCGGCGGAGCGTTCTTCGCCTCCGACGAGACGGACTTCTCG
This window contains:
- a CDS encoding methyltransferase domain-containing protein; translated protein: MPKLATSDSPSPEVLRSSWEPLGRMMLDYLEGDSTAAATVVRRDGRREPFEGSDLFRSDGFPMAEELALELARGRVLDAGAGAGAHALELQRRGHQVVALDVSPSAVEVMRRRGVEDPRAGSLLDLHPKRQQERFDTLLLLMNGAGLGSTLEGLEQLLRHCHGLLRPGGSILLDGADLRRTEHPLEQRSLGRRVLDGRYFGEVHMHLEYRGLVGAPFQWLFIDHRTLRFQARRAGWVSQVLFEDDEGAYLARLTPQPGYSTGRSPGQSPRSSTGHSAGRSEV